Proteins encoded in a region of the Zea mays cultivar B73 chromosome 4, Zm-B73-REFERENCE-NAM-5.0, whole genome shotgun sequence genome:
- the LOC100282397 gene encoding protein transporter — MAAEMVKAATSDKLKEMDWAKNIEICELVAQDPGNAKDVIKSIKKSVGSKNKSTQHFAVMLLEMLLNNCGEPVHRQVVDNSLLPILVKIVKKKTDLPVREKIFLLLDATQTSLGGAKAKFPQYYEAYYELVSAGVQFSNRPNVVVTRAEVPVPETRTEPNNVSLSARLHEAQQEVHTQPALDTSIVQKACSVMEVLRDVLNSMDPRHPEGATDEFVLDLVEQCTFQKQRMMHLVMTSRDEMVVSQAIELNEELHKVLVRHDVLLSVHPTTTVASNINEEENAESLYRRLRKGKALSQDYTDDSVPSFRSMPEDKLRRPLTIQSPHPDKRLGALNIHLPDGEEPRHDPAPLIPPPPAKHAERERFFQEKSIDEHRRRSGQPAGSPEGPVAAQPGQQQLV, encoded by the exons ATGGCTGCGGAAATGGTGAAGGCGGCGACGAGCGACAAGCTCAAGGAGATGGACTGGGCAAAGAACATCGAAATCTGCGAGCTCGTGGCGCAGGATCCGGG GAATGCGAAGGATGTGATCAAGTCTATAAAGAAGTCTGTAGGGAGCAAGAACAAGAGCACTCAACACTTTGCTGTTATG CTATTGGAGATGCTTCTGAATAATTGCGGAGAGCCTGTCCATAGGCAGGTTGTTGATAATAGCCTTCTTCCAATACTTGTGAAGATAGTGAAGAAAAAA ACGGATTTACCAGTTCGAGAAAAAATATTTCTTCTGTTAGATGCCACGCAAACATCCCTTGGTGGAGCTAAAGCAAAGTTTCCTCAGTACTATGAGGCATACTATGAGCTGGTG TCTGCTGGTGTGCAATTTTCAAATCGCCCAAATGTTGTTGTCACACGAGCAGAAGTGCCAGTCCCAGAAACGAGAACAGAACCAAATAATGTGAGTTTATCGGCCCGATTGCATGAAGCTCAACAGGAAGTGCACACTCAGCCTGCTCTGGATACAAG TATAGTCCAGAAAGCCTGTAGTGTCATGGAAGTATTGAGGGATGTGCTTAATTCTATGGATCCTAGACACCCTGAG GGAGCAACGGATGAATTTGTGTTGGATCTTGTCGAGCAATGTACGTTTCAGAAGCAACGGATGATGCACCTTGTTATGACATCAAG GGATGAAATGGTGGTGTCACAAGCTATAGAGCTAAACGAAGAGCTACATAAGGTTCTCGTCCGGCATGATGTGTTGCTCTCAGTTCATCCGACAACAACAGTAGCTTCTAATATCAATGAGGAAGAGAATGCTGAAAGTCTCTATCGGAG ACTGCGGAAGGGGAAAGCTCTGTCACAGGACTACACAGATGACTCGGTACCGTCGTTCCGGTCCATGCCCGAGGACAAGCTGCGGCGGCCGCTGACCATCCAATCACCTCACCCTGACAAGAGACTGGGCGCGCTGAACATCCACTTGCCGGACGGTGAGGAGCCAAGGCATGATCCCGCTCCGCTGATCCCGCCGCCGCCCGCAAAGCACGCCGAGAGGGAGAGGTTCTTCCAGGAGAAGAGCATCGACGAGCATCGACGGCGGAGTGGCCAGCCTGCCGGGTCACCTGAGGGGCCTGTCGCAGCACAGCCGGGACAGCAGCAGCTCGTGTAG